AGCTTAATCCCCTGTATGATGAATTTGTCGGCTTGCGCTTTCGGGCATTGTGTTATTTAGTAGATAAGTGTGGAGAAGACATCCAGACCTACTGCTAAATCCCAACCGAGAAAACATAGCATGGAAATTAAAATTGAGCATCAACCGAGTGAAGAACATCTTAAAGAGTTAGGTGTTTTAAAATGGGCAATTTGGCAGAAAGAAATATCCAAATTTCCCTGGACTTATGATACTCAAGAGACTTGTTATTTTTTGTTAGGTGATGTCGTTGTTACGCCTGATGGTGGACAACCAGTGCAGATGGGTAAAGGTGATTTAGTGACTTTTCCTGCTGGGATGTCCTGTACATGGGAAATTACAAGCGACGTAAAAAAACATTATTGCTTTGATTAGTCAAGTGTCAAGCATCAAGAATTAATTTCCTAGTCTTTTGGTGGCTTTGATTCTCCAGAACGCAAACATCTCGTAGGGTGGGTTAGCGACAGCGTAACCCACCTTGAATTATTGACAGTGCTAACTTTAAAGAGCTTGTTTTCCGGTATTAGGTTAAAATCCGAATATTGAAAAATTTAAGTATAAAAAATCGATAATGGCAAATGAGCAGCATTTAGCAATACTGAAACAGGGTGTAGAAGTTTGGAATGAGTGGAAGCGGAAAAATACAAATGTAAAAGCTGATCTCAGTAATGCGAACCTGAGTGAAGCTGACTTGTTTGAGTTTGACCTGAGTGGGGCTAACCTGAGTGGGGCTAACCTGATGTGGGCTAACCTGAGTGGGGCTAACCTGAATAGGGCTAACCTGAATAGGGCTTACCTGATTGAGGCTAAACTGATTGTGGCGAACCTGAGTAGTGCTGACCTGAGTATTGCTGACCTGAGTGGGGCGAACTTGAATGGGGCGAACCTGAATGGGGCGAACCTGAGTAGGGCGAACCTGAGTAAGGCTGATCTGATGTGGGCGAACTTGAGTAGTTCCGACCTCAGTAGTTCTGACCTCAGTAGTGCTAACTTGAATGGGGCGAACTTGAGTAGTGCTAACTTGAATGGGGCGAACCTGAGTAGTGCTGACCTCATTAGGGCGAACCTCATTAGGGCGAACCTGAATAGTGCTGACTTGAGTAGTGCTGACCTAAGTAGAGCTAATTTAAGTAGTGCTGACCTGGGTAGGACTATTTTATATGAATCGAAAGTAATAGCTACAAATTTTGACCACGCAACTCTGACAGGTGCTTGTATAAAAGATTGGAGTGTTAACAGTGAAACAAAACTAGATAAAGTAGTTTGTGAATATGTTTATTTATCTGGTGAATATGAAGAAGAAGAAGACATAATTAAACCAAAAAGCCGACGACCGCTAGCAGGTGAATTTTTACCTGGAGAATTTGCTAGTTTATACAAAAAGATTATAGAAAATACAGACTTAACTTTACGCAAAAATTCCAAAAGCGCTAATACTGCCAATAATCAAGGAGTTCAGTTTTATTCAAATCAAAAAACGCATATTTGGGAAAGGCTAACATTTCGCTCAAAAACAGAAATCAAAATTGCTGAAGCACTAGACAGGGCTGAAGTTTTATTTTTACCAAACTGTTTAGCTCGACTCAATACACCCAATGGTAGAGCAAATAAAGAAGCTGATTTCTTAATTTGTTACCACGGTAAATGGGGAATTTTGGAAGTTGATGGGCCGTATCATACCCCAGAACGCAGAGTAGAAGAACAAGAGAGGGAACGCATTTTTAGAAGACACGGTATCAAGGTCGTGGAAAGATTTGATTCCTGTAGGTGTTATGAAAATCCAGATGAGGTAGTCGAGGAATTTTTTAAAATGCTAGAAATTGGATATTCCTAAACTAGATTTTCCCCCAAAATGCAACTACATTTAAGCACTTGGCCAGAAGTTGAAGCCTATTTACAACAATCACGGGGTATTATTCTCCCCATTGGTTCTACTGAACAACATGGCCCCACAGGTTTAATTGGGACTGATGCGATTTGTGCAGAGGCGATCGCACGCGGTGTAGGTGAAGCAACTCAGGCGCTCATTGGCCCTACAATCAATGTGGGCATGGCATTACACCATACCGCTTTTCCTGGCACAATAAGTCTGCGTCCCAGTACTCTGATTCAGGTAGTACGAGATTATATAACTTGTTTAACTAAAGCTGGGTTTTCCAAATTCTACTTTATCAATGGACACGGCGGTAATATTGCCACCCTCAAAGCTGCTTTTTCCGAAACTTACGCTCATTTGGAAGATTTGCAGATTGCCAACGCCCAACAGGTACAATGTCAAGTGGCTAACTGGTTTATGTGCAGTTCTGTATACAAACTCGCTAAAGAATTATATGGCGACCAAGAAGGTTCTCATGCGACTCCCAGTGAAGTAGCCCTCACCCAGTATATTTATCCAGAGTCCATAAAACAAGCGCCCCTCTCGCCAGAAGTTGCCAGCGGACACAAAATTTATAGTGCAAATGACTTTCGAGGACGTTACCCAGATGGACGTATGGGTTCAAATCCGGCTTTAGCAACACCAGAACATGGTCAGCAATTTTATGATTTGGCGGTGAAAGAACTCAGCAATGGGTATTTAGAATTTTTGAACGCACAATAGCACTGCTAACAAAACAGAGACGTGAGAAAAATCGCGTCTCTACTTGAGACATCGCCAAAAATTAAATATACTTTTTTCAAAACCGTAAGAGAAGGGTATTTTCTCTACATTCTTTGTTGGAGATATATAGGAATCCTGTTTGATTTATGAAAAAATTAAGTATTGTAGGGTGCGTTAGGATGAAGTCCGTAACGCACCATTATTAAGGCTTTGGTGCGTTACGCTACCGCTAACACACCCTACGTATCTGTAAGCGCAAAGCGCAGGCTACGCCAACAAAAATCAAATAGTAGTCCTATATTTTGTAATTTTTTTAGCCAGCAAATAAAAATATTTATACTCTTTGTCTCCAGAAGAAACTTCTGTTTCAGGCTAAAAACACCAGTTAGAAAAGAATTTTCATCAGTATAATATTCTTGTGACGCATCCTGCCTTTGTAAAAATATCACCATCCAAGTGATCAGATTACCCAAAAACTACCAAAAATGCTCACCCTGTCCTGCGAATATCCCTTCTTAATAATGAGAGAGAACGATTTACCATTTACCCACGGGGTAAAGCAAGGGTAAGGATGTGATTTTTGGGTTGTCGAGTCCATGTGAATGGGAAATTTATCCGAGGGCAATTTCATTTAAAAATAACGTTTGGGTAGTAGCTGAAAACCTCTGTAAACCTGGTGAATTAGGGTAAATATTACAATATGGCTACAAACAGCAAAAATCGAGAAATACTCATACTGGTGCTAACTCTATTGCTCACTGGTGGAGTTTTAGGATCGGGTTTGTGGTACTTCAAACTATTGCCTGGACTAATACAAAGTCCTATATCTCCGAATCAGAATGCATCGCAACCTTTAAATAATGATCAATCTTCTGGCTCTGAATCTAACCCAGGTCAAAGTTTTGACTTAGGAAGTTTAGATACAAGTTTGCCAAATCCGACAGTTTTAACGATTGATGGTAGTGTAACTATAGTTACTCTAGTCAAGCAGTTTCAAGTTGGCTATAACTTTCTCAATCCTAACTTACCGACAACTTTCGGGATGCCTGACGGTAAACCTAATGGCACTAATGCCGGACTAAAAAACCTGATTGATGGCAAAGTCTTGATGGCCGCTAGTTCACGTCCCCTGAATGGTAGCGAATTGTCAGAGGGAATTGTGGGAGTACCCATCGCGCGAGATGGTTTAGCTGTGGCGGTAGGTATCAATAACCCATACAAAGGGGGATTAACTATAGAACAGTTGCGTTTAATTTTCCTCGGACAAATCACCAACTGGTCAGAGGTGGGTGGACCGAATCTGCCTATAAAAGTGATTAACCGTTCTCGTGAGAGTGGGAGTCATTCATTTTTTCAAGAGGCGATACTTTCTGGTAAACCTTTCGCACCAGATGGCGGTAACTTTACCACGGTGGAGCAAGATGAAACTACGCCCATCTTACGAGCTTTAGGTAATGATGGTATTAGCTACAGTACAGTTACCCAAATTGAAAATCAGAAAACTGTCCGCGTCGTTCCCATTAATGAAATATCGCCGACAGATAAAGCTTTAGTGAAAAATGGTACTTACCCGATTAGTCGAGTTGTTTATTTAGCAGTACCGCGCAAAACTAGCCCAGCTGTTAAGCAATTTGTTGAATTCGCCCTATCTCCTTCAGGACAAAAAGCTGTCGAACGAGCTGGTTTTATTTCTTTGCAGTAGGGAGTGGGGAGTGGGGGAAAGAAGCAAGGGAGCAGGGAGCAGGGAGCAGGGGGGAGATTGAAAAAAATAACATTCTTGCTTGTGTTTCTTGAGAGTTAACGACCTTTCCTCTTTTCACTGCTCCTCTACCTTATTTTCCCACTCCTTTGGAATTAATTAACTTTTGGCGATTCCTTCTTGACGGGCGGCTTGTTGGACAGCAGCAGCAACAGCAGGCGCAACACGTTGATCAAAGACTGATGGAATGATGTGTTCCCGGTTTAAGTCTGAAGGTTTCACTAAGGATGCGATCGCACTGGCTGCTTCTAAATACATGGTGGTGGTAATTGTCTGGGCGCGACAATCTAAAGCCCCACGAAATACTCCGGGAAAAGCCAACACGTTATTTATTTGATTTGGGTAGTCACTCCGACCTGTGGCCATGACAGCGACAATTTTACTGACTAATTCGGGCTGAATTTCGGGAATGGGATTAGCCATAGCAAAAACAATCGGGTCTTTGGCCATTGCTTGCACCATTTCCACTGTCAAAACTCCTGGTGCGCTCACGCCAATAAACACGTCTGCACCTTGCATTGCACCCCCTAGAGTCCCCTGGGCTTTAACGGCAAATTCCTGCTTTTCTGGGGTCAAATCAGTCCGACTGGTAGAGATAATTCCTTTGGAGTCGCACATCCAGATTTTTTCGGCTCCAGCTTTGCGAAGTAACCGAGCGATCGCCACTCCAGCCGCACCAGCACCGTTAATCACAATGCGGATTTCTGCCATTGACTTATTGACAAGTTTTAAGGCGTTAAACAACGCTGCTAAGGTAACAATGGCTGTACCGTGTTGGTCATCATGAAAAACTGGAATATTTAGTTCAGCTCGTAATCTCTTTTCGATTTCAAAGCAACGAGGCGCAGCAATATCTTCTAAGTTGACACCACCAAAAACCGGAGCGAGATTTTTAACTGTCCGCACAATTTCATCTGTATCTTGGGTGTCAAGACAGATGGGAAAAGCATCCAGCCCGGCAAATTCTTTGAATAGCATCGCTTTACCTTCCATGACTGGTAAAGCCGCCGACGCGCCGAGATTTCCCAAACCTAAAACGGCGCTACCATCGGTAACAATGGCGACAGTATTTTTTTTGATGGTCAGGTTGTAAACTTCCTCTGGGTCTTGAGCGATCGCCGTACAAATTCGACCAACGCCTGGGGTATAGGCCATTGCTAAATCAGAAACACTCTTCAGGGGAATGCGGCTGACAATGCTAATTTTGCCACCACGATGCAAATTAAAGGTGCGATCGTAAACACTGAGTAACTTAATATCTGGCAATGCTTTCACTGCTTGCACAATAGTCTCAGCGTGTTCGGTGCTAGCTGCATCTACAGTAATATCACGGGTAGACTGATGACGGGTTTGCTCAATTAAATCAATTTGTCCGAGATTTCCGCCACAGGTGGCGATCGCCTGGGTAATTGATGCTAACATCCCCACACGGTTGGGAATTTGCAACCGCAGGGTCACACTAAAACTAGAATTAGGAGTCAGCTTTGTCATTGTGATTTTTGATTTTAAGTTTTAGATTTTATATCAAATCCTTCAGGTATTACGCCCCCGCCCACAATCACCCATGTATTTTTCGCAGATATTTCGTAAAATGCGGTCAGGTGATTAGCGTCTGCTACCAACACCACTTAATATACCTGCACCAATGGAAAACAGAATGATTGCCCAGATCACGTATGTGGGAATTCCCTTGAGTACACCAATTCCCAGCAGGAGATAAATTAAAGCTGTCAGTAATAAAGCAAGACCAATAGAAACACCAAAAATGTACAACAATCTTCTAATTGCGGGGTTAGGGCGTTGGTTCACAAATACCATTCCTTCATGATGATTGTAAGTAATTCCAGAATCACGCCACTCATTCTTACATATTGAGATGGGTTGAGAGTTAATCTCTGATCGCAAATTGCCAAAGGTAGTATTGTTCGAGATTCCTATAACAGCCTTGTAATCAAGACTTTTGATCACAAATTCCAAATTGCTATGAGTGTTAGCACCAGTAATTTAGCTATAAAACTTGACATAGTAATGTTTCTGACTATCTATGTAGACAATAAATATGATACATCTTTAAATTCAAACACCAATACTTAGGTATAAAAGTTATCCAAATTTAAACTACAACATTTCCAAATAGCTCAATAGGTCTGCCATTTCTTGAACGCTTGGTTGAAATTTTGGCATGGGCGGTGTTTCGCCACTAATCACTTGGTGAATCAGCTTATATTGTGACTTGCGCTTGGATACGCCTTGTAAGCTAGGGCCAACTAGCCCATCGGCTTCCAGTCCATGACAACCAGCGCAGTTAATTTGAAAGATCGCGTGTCCTTGAACTGAGTCTCCTTTGAGGGAAAAGACATTCTTCACATAAGGATCAGCAGCTCTAACCATTTGAACACCAAAAATGCCCAAAGGGGCTGCTAGCAGTATCACCAGAGCCAATAAGGCGATCCACTGTATCCGAGTTTCTGGTTTGGTAATTTGGTTATCCAAAAGGTTTGCCGTAGAAGTGGAGTGTACTAAAAGTTTTTCATGTTCCTACACATAGCTTAAAAGTTCTTGATGGTGTCTGCAAGCACAAATGATAATTTTTTTATAATCATTTTTCCTCTAAAAACATTGTATGACTAGGGATTCATCCCTTATTTGGTAGAATTAAAACCAGAAACGAATATTCAACATTTGCCAACAGGAGATTTAAAGTGGTTGAACCCCTGCTTTCAGGTATTGTCCTTGGTCTGATTTTTGTTACCCTTTCTGGGCTATTCTTCGCCGCCTATCAGCAATACAAGCGCCCCAACGAATTGGGGGGTTAAGATTTCTGAGTAGAGATGCGATTAATCGCGTCTCTACAAGACAGTTTTCGTTTAAACGTCAAATACGAACAACTGATCGCTTAACGCTTCCGGGTGGTGGGGCTGACACAAATCTGCAAACCACTAGCGATCGCAATGCTCCAAACTCACAAATCCGTCATCGTATTGACGTTGTGTTGGTAATCTTCCCGAAAAACCAGCGTACCAAATTTCATAATCACCTTCTTCGGCTGGATGAATGATTGCTTTAATTTTCATACCTGTAGAGCGAGATGTTGAAAATGTACTAAATCAATTCAGCATCGCTTCATATTCGTCATGTGAACCAATCCAGAACCAGTAATAATCGTTACCTTTTTTTAAGGACAACGCTCGATAACCACCAGTAACACGCGCAGACCAGAGATTGTTGCCTACTTTTTTAAAATGTAGAGAGGGATGCAAGGAATTTTCTTGCCAAAGTTGATAGGCTTTTTGAGTTTTTTCCTTTATTTCTGGAGATAACTTTAGATAAGCTTGCCAAAAATCAGCAGTTGCGAAGGACTTCATCTAAATCTCTCACTTTATTGGCTGCAACGTCTGCTTCTGCTTTGGCGATTAGATGATTCAGTTTTCCTGATGCGAGATCAGTTTCAATTTGTTGATCCCACACCTCATCCAGATAATTTAGAAGCCATGCCGCAAGTTGGCGAATGTCATTTTCTGGTAATTTTTGGATAGCTGCTTCAATTTCTGGCAAATTAGTCATAAAAACCGGAAGAAGTACTTATATAAGTAGACTGCAACGACACTGGGAGATTTTTTAGCAATCAGATATTACGAAGCTTGAATTGTTTCTATCTGCTGCTCTTGAAACTGAGCGAGATGAGGATATTGCTTCTGAAAGGGACACTCTACAATCCAATAACCATCTTCATCCTTGTATAAAATTACTTGCCTTATATACTGACTCATAGTCATAAACAATATAATTGTTTTTCATTATTATCCCTCTTCTGTCACTCCCTCATCCATAATTCTGTAGAACGTCAGCGCAGTATTACCGTAAACCTTTTCGCGGCAAATCTCCCAAGTGGGTATGACTGGAGGTGTCCAACCTTGGGGATTATGTTCTACGGCGATTTCACCATGCACAGCTAACAAATTATGATGTGCGATCGCCTCTAACACTGGCTGATATAATCCACTAGCATAAGGTGGATCAAAGTAAATTCTGTCAAACTGCTTTCCTGATAAGTTCTTTAATTGCTGAATGACATCTCCTCGCAAGAGTTGCCATTTTTGCTCGCCATGCGCCACCTGTTGCCAATTTTGTTGAATTATGGCACTAGCTTGGCTTGATTTTTCTATCCCTACTACTAAGCTGGCTCCTCTACACAAAGCCTCTGCACCCATTGAACCAGTGCCGGTACATAAATCTAGCCAGCAACAATCCACAATTGTTCCCTGCCAAATATTAAACACTGCTTCCCTGACTCGCGCACTGGTGGGTCTAGTAGCTTGCCCTGGTAAAGTTTTAATTTGGCGATTCCCGTAAATTCTTAATGTCATGGGTCATTAGTCATTGGTCATTGGTCATGAGTCATTGGTCAACAGTCAGGGAAAAACCATGACAAAGGACGAATAACAATTGACAAAATCTCAAATTCAAAGTTGGATTATGCAGCAATTTTTTCGCGGACTTGTGCAACAAAATTAGAGAGAATTTGCAATCCGATGTTAGAAGATTTTTCCGGGTGGAACTGCACAGCTGTCAGGTTTTCACGAGCGATCGCAGCTGTGATAATTTGAGAACCGTGGGTAACAGTTGCAGCTCGAACTTGGGGATCAGTTGGGTCAACATAGTAAGAATGCACAAAATATACCCAAGGATCGGCCGGCAAATGCTCCCACAAAATATTTTTTCGTTGCGTGAACTCTAGTTGATTCCATCCCATATGAGGAATAGTAATGCCTGCTTCTGGTCGGAATCTTCGCACTTTTCCTGGTACAATTCCTAGCCCTGGTTGAGTTCCTTCGGCACTGGATTCAAATAAAATTTGTAATCCCAAACAGATGCCTAAGAAGGGTTTCCCAGATGCGATCGTATCTTTAATCGGTTGTTCTAAACCACGCGATCGCAGCTGTTGAACTGCGGGATCGAATGCTCCCACTCCTGGCAAGACTACGGCATCTGCCATCTCTAAATCTTTAGCAGAATGAGTAATGTGAGGAGTTGCTCCAGCTTTTTCTAAACCTTTGCAAACTGAGTGCAAATTTCCCATATCGTAATCTACGACTGCAATGACTGGCATTGACCGGCTCCTTGTAAGTTTATTATGGAGGGTGTTTCTATTCTAAATAATATTTCCTATGGCGAAAAGAATACTATTAACTTCTTTTGAAGTTTGGTTGAGCGAGCAACAGTCAAATTCTAGCGATGATTTATTACTGGAAGTGATTAAACATGACTCGCTCCCTGATGATTTAAACTTTTTGCGGCGTTTACCTGTGGATGTGCATCTGGCTAGTTCACAAGTAATTCAAAAAATATCTGAACTGCAACCTGATTACATTATTTGTTGTGGTATGGCTGCTAACAGGACAAAACTAAGTCTGGAAGCGGTTGCTAGCTGCGAGTCAAGTGTTTTGCCGACAACTGTTAATTTGGAAAAATTAGTCACAGCTGCTACAAAAACTGAGATTAGCCACGACTGCGGTAAATTTGTTTGTAACGGGTTGTACTATGCAGTTTTGAATTACTTGTGCCAAAATCAACTGGCAGCAGGTTGTATTTTTGTCCATGTTCCAGTGTTAAATTCCGACAATTTGCCAGTTGTCTTGACTGATTTCTTATTAATTATTAACAATTTGGCACTTTCATAAAGTCGTCTGCGTCTCTAAGGAGAAGCAATTTTCTCAGTATTATGTTGTCATTTTTACTCAATTTAATCCTCGCCCAATCAACACCTGCTACCCCACCCCCGGAAGAAGTGGTACAAACCCAAGAAGTGCGACCTTTACCGGGACAACTGGATAATGTGCCTGTATTTAACAGCAATAGTCCAGAATTGGTATTAAAAGAAGGTATTTTACTGTCTACGTTTCCAGCCGATGGCAAAAAAGTGTCAGAAGCCCATCTAAATTATCCGTTTAGCGGGCGATTTGATGTTTTTGCCCATCATGTTGCTAAGGCTGATCCACCGGAGGATTTAAGGTCATTGCATATAGGAATCATGCTGCACAATCCTGGAACCGAACCAGTAACGGTGAATATTTTGCAAGCAGCGAGTTATTTAAGTCAACCAGATGCACCATTTATTCAGTTACCAGCTAAAAGTCAGAATATTTTAGGTAATATTTTTGCAGGGCCTGGCGATCGCGCCACATCTGATGTTTTAAGGGGAAGACGACAAGAAAGTTTTCCAGCCCAAATTGTCATTCCTCCAGGGCAAAATCAGATGTTGCTAAATCTGCCCATTCCTGTCAAAGAACTGACACCACCTTTAAATGGTCGCTCTACGCTGATGCGGTTGCAGAGTAGTGGCACTGTTTATGCAGCTAGTATGGCTTTATTTGCCCGTCAGAATGCCGATGGTAGTGAACGCGCCCCGACTTTAGAAGAGTGGCAAAATTTACTGCAAAGTGGTGAATTGTCAACTCCACGGGATAGAGTTCCCACACCTCTAGAAGTAACCGACCAGCCGCGAATTTATGGACGTGTCGCCGGAGTTGCTCAAGGTTCACAGTGGAAATCCTTGGTAGTGGATAATTCCGAAGCGAGATATTTAACCATTCCCCAAGCTGGTCAAGCTTTTTCCTATCCTTTAAGTAGCCTGCATGGTGGTACGTTAGGAACAAATCAAATTCAGACTGCGCCCATGCTGGTACGTTATCCAGATACCGCCTATCGCGCTCATGGCAACTATGGCATTCAATATAGTTTGCAGTTGCCACTACATAATAATAGTGAAAAATCCCAAAGCGTGAGTGTCTCAGTACAAACACCAATTAAAGAAGATAATTTAGTTAAACAGGGATTACGCTTCTTGACGACTACAGCACCGCAAGTATTTTTCCGGGGGTCAGTGCGGGTACGTTACACAGATGATCAAGGTCATGCAAAAACTCAGTTTACTCATTTAGTGCAACGGCGGGGTCAACAGGGAGAACCCTTGGTTTTATTGAATTTGAAACCAGGCGATCGCAGGTTAGTAGAAGTAGATTTGATCTATCCCCCAGATGCGACACCACCGCAGGTATTAACGGTGTCAACCCAAGAGTAAGTATACTGGTTTAATAAAAACGCCCACAGCCTAATAAACTGTGGGTTTAACTACATCTATGACTTGGTTTGATTTTGCAGTCAAGCCCGAATTATTACAGGCGTTGCTGATTTGAAGTATGAACAGGATTTGTGATGATGTTAAAACCCCTGTAGAGACGTTCCATGGAACGTCTCTACATTTAAATTCATATTTGGTTTCAGCAACGCCACTTTTTCTATATTTGCTGGATCTGTGGTGAAATTAGCACATAAGCAGACTTCATGAAAATAGTCGAATAGTCAATAATAATCCAGATTTCTCCCTGAATATGGTAATATCCAAGGGGTTTTTATTTTAACTAATGCAGGTTAAGCATGGAAGCAAATTTTCTGACGATTGTTTTTCTGCCCCTAGCTCTATTTATTATCATGTTAGGCATGGGGTTAACCTTGACCCTAAAAGATTTTCAGCAAGTTTTTATCTATCCTAAAGCCGTAGTGATTGGCTTGATGGCGCAGTTGATCATGTTACCGATTGTGGGCTTTGGTATTGCGTCGGTGTTTTCCCTTAACCCAGAATTAGCCGTAGGTGTGATGCTATTAGTAGCCTGTCCCGGTGGTTCAACTTCTAATATGATCACATTTTTGGCTGGGGGAGATGTTGCTCTTTCTGTGACGCTAACAGCTATCAGTAGTTTAATTACGATTTTGACTATTCCTCTGGTTGTCAATTTTTCAATGCAGATATTTTTGGGAGCAGGGACAACACTACAGTTACCTTTTTTAAATACAGTTGTGCAGATTGCGGTGATGACACTTCTACCTTTAGCAATTGGGATGGTAGTGAATCGATATGCTCCTGGAATAGCCGCAAAGGTAAATCAACCTGTGAAATGGCTATCTTTATTTTTCCTGGCCGTCGTGGTGACTGGGGTGTTGCTGCGAGAACGAAATAATTTGATGTCTTATGTGATTGATGTGGGCTGGGTGACTCTAACGTTGAATCTGGTAACAATGGCTTTAGGTTTTGCGATCGCTACTTTAGCCAAATTAGGAGAAAAAAGCGTGAGAGCAATTACAGTTGAAGTAGGCATTCAACATGGGATTCTAGCGATGGCGATCGCATCTTCCCCTAC
This genomic interval from Nodularia sp. LEGE 06071 contains the following:
- a CDS encoding bile acid:sodium symporter family protein, with protein sequence MEANFLTIVFLPLALFIIMLGMGLTLTLKDFQQVFIYPKAVVIGLMAQLIMLPIVGFGIASVFSLNPELAVGVMLLVACPGGSTSNMITFLAGGDVALSVTLTAISSLITILTIPLVVNFSMQIFLGAGTTLQLPFLNTVVQIAVMTLLPLAIGMVVNRYAPGIAAKVNQPVKWLSLFFLAVVVTGVLLRERNNLMSYVIDVGWVTLTLNLVTMALGFAIATLAKLGEKSVRAITVEVGIQHGILAMAIASSPTLLNAPTMAIPAAIYSLLMFVNAVVFAFFVSRKDAKT